Proteins encoded together in one Streptomyces sp. NA04227 window:
- a CDS encoding FdhF/YdeP family oxidoreductase, with amino-acid sequence MSATTDEQEPAEPREPREDPAAQKGPEFRPYHHPAAGWGAANSVTRFLVREGALVDGPRAIMRMNHENTGFDCPGCAWPDDTKGLHLDICENGIKHVTWEMTRKRVGREFFAAHSVTELSGWSDHDLENQGRLTEPMVYDPGSDHYVPISWKEAFALVGSALRELDSPDRAAFYTSGRLGNEATFLYQLMARELGTNNLPDCSNMCHEASGRALEAALGTGKGTVDLEDWETADALFIIGVNAASNAPRMLTALTEAYRRGARIVHINPLVEAAATRAIVPHDFRDMAFLRTTPTSTLNLQVRIGGDMALLRGMAKAVIAHSTSDPKALDREFIDRHTAGFAEYRALCEATPWEEIERQSGLSRADILDAARVYEEADRSIVSWCLGVTQHEHGVDTVREIVNLLLLRGNLGREGAGPSPVRGHSNVQGNRTCGIDHRPAAEFLDRLAGVCGIDPPRTHGLDTVGTIEAMHRGEVKVFVGMGGNFALAAPDTPATYAALRSCDLTVQVSTKLNRSHLVHGRRALILPCLGRTEKDHQRKGVQSTSVEDSMSMVHLSIGMKRPASPHLLSEPAIVAGMARAALPDSTTPWQWYIEDYDRIRDTMSQVLDGFEDFNRRVRLPLGFRIKQPARELVFLTPTGRAEFSTATLPDVIPAPGTLALGTMRSHDQWNTTIYSDNDRYRGIKNLRTLVFMNPSDMRTHGIADLAPVDITSTAKDGTQRTLNGYLAVPYDIPRGCAAGYMPEMNVLCALSDYSTQSDQPIMKHVRVRIRPAS; translated from the coding sequence TTGAGCGCCACCACTGACGAGCAGGAACCCGCAGAGCCGCGAGAACCGCGCGAGGACCCGGCCGCGCAGAAGGGCCCGGAGTTCCGCCCGTATCACCACCCGGCCGCCGGTTGGGGCGCGGCCAACAGCGTGACCCGGTTCCTGGTGCGGGAGGGCGCGCTGGTCGACGGCCCCCGGGCGATCATGCGGATGAACCACGAGAACACCGGCTTCGACTGCCCGGGCTGCGCCTGGCCGGACGACACCAAGGGCCTGCACCTGGACATCTGCGAGAACGGCATCAAGCACGTCACCTGGGAGATGACGCGCAAGCGGGTCGGACGCGAGTTCTTCGCCGCCCATTCGGTGACGGAACTGTCCGGGTGGAGCGACCACGACCTGGAGAACCAAGGCCGCCTGACCGAGCCGATGGTCTACGACCCCGGCTCGGACCACTATGTGCCGATCAGCTGGAAGGAAGCCTTCGCGCTGGTCGGCAGCGCCCTGCGCGAACTCGACAGCCCCGACCGTGCCGCGTTCTACACCTCGGGCCGCCTCGGCAACGAGGCCACCTTCCTCTACCAGCTGATGGCCCGCGAACTGGGCACGAACAACCTCCCCGACTGCTCCAACATGTGCCACGAGGCCAGCGGCCGCGCCCTCGAGGCCGCCCTCGGCACCGGCAAGGGCACCGTCGACCTCGAGGACTGGGAAACCGCCGACGCGCTCTTCATCATCGGAGTCAACGCCGCCTCCAACGCGCCCCGGATGCTGACCGCCCTGACCGAGGCGTACCGGCGCGGCGCGCGGATCGTGCACATCAACCCGCTCGTCGAGGCCGCGGCCACCCGTGCCATCGTCCCGCACGACTTCCGGGACATGGCCTTCCTGCGGACGACCCCGACGAGCACCCTGAACCTCCAGGTGCGCATCGGCGGTGACATGGCCCTGCTACGCGGCATGGCCAAGGCGGTCATCGCACACTCGACGAGCGATCCCAAGGCCCTGGACCGGGAGTTCATCGATCGTCACACGGCCGGATTCGCGGAGTACCGCGCGCTGTGCGAGGCCACACCGTGGGAGGAGATCGAGCGCCAGTCGGGGCTCTCCCGCGCCGACATCCTGGACGCGGCACGCGTGTACGAGGAGGCCGACCGCAGCATCGTCAGCTGGTGCCTGGGCGTCACCCAGCACGAGCACGGCGTCGACACCGTACGGGAGATCGTCAACCTCCTGCTGCTCCGCGGCAATCTGGGCCGCGAGGGCGCGGGCCCCTCCCCGGTGCGCGGACACAGCAATGTGCAGGGCAACCGCACCTGCGGCATCGACCACCGTCCCGCCGCGGAGTTCCTGGACCGTCTCGCCGGGGTCTGCGGGATCGACCCGCCCCGTACGCACGGTCTGGACACGGTCGGCACCATCGAGGCGATGCACCGCGGCGAGGTGAAGGTCTTTGTCGGCATGGGCGGCAACTTCGCCCTCGCGGCGCCCGATACGCCCGCCACGTACGCGGCGCTGCGCTCGTGCGACCTGACGGTCCAGGTGAGCACCAAGCTGAACCGCAGCCATCTCGTCCACGGCCGCCGGGCCCTCATCCTGCCGTGCCTCGGCCGTACCGAGAAGGACCATCAGCGCAAGGGCGTCCAGAGCACCTCGGTCGAGGACTCGATGAGCATGGTCCACCTGTCGATCGGCATGAAGCGCCCCGCCTCGCCCCACCTGTTGTCGGAACCCGCGATCGTCGCGGGCATGGCACGCGCCGCCCTGCCCGACAGCACCACCCCCTGGCAGTGGTACATCGAGGACTACGACCGCATCCGCGACACCATGTCCCAAGTCCTGGACGGCTTCGAGGACTTCAACCGCCGCGTCCGTCTCCCTCTCGGCTTCCGCATCAAGCAACCGGCCCGCGAACTGGTCTTCCTCACCCCCACCGGCCGCGCCGAGTTCTCCACCGCCACCCTGCCCGACGTCATCCCCGCCCCCGGCACCCTGGCGCTGGGCACCATGCGCTCGCACGACCAGTGGAACACCACCATCTACTCCGACAACGACCGCTACCGCGGCATCAAGAACCTGCGCACCCTCGTCTTCATGAACCCCTCCGACATGCGCACCCACGGCATCGCCGACCTGGCCCCCGTCGACATCACCAGCACCGCGAAGGACGGCACCCAACGCACCCTCAACGGCTACCTCGCCGTCCCGTACGACATCCCGCGCGGGTGCGCGGCCGGGTACATGCCGGAGATGAACGTGCTGTGCGCGCTGAGCGACTACAGCACGCAGAGCGATCAGCCGATCATGAAGCATGTACGGGTGCGGATCAGGCCTGCTTCGTGA
- a CDS encoding beta-ketoacyl synthase yields the protein MPPADIPPFEAAITGIGMVTSAGIGTETSWENIRAAEGTAAARLPALEGIPADVACGIPDFDAAKIIGRRKAWRLDRNAQLALASAAEAIADSGLDWQSWDGARVGVIMGTGVGGTATWEKQVQVRLEKGPEKVSAMLVPSLIVNMTSGHIAMEYGARGPNFVTASACASGTSALGAARDLLRNGTCDIVIAGGAEAALSPTLIAGFDQMGTLSRRRDEPTAASRPFDVDRDGFVPAEGAAVLILEHPEHARARGARIRANIRGYGASADAYNATAPDPEGAGAELALRAALRDAGVTPQEVGHVNAHGTSTKLNDLTESKMIRRVLGDHPAVTSVKGVTGHALGAAGAIEAAVTALTLESGQIPPTANLESLDPEIELDVVAKAPRTAGVEVAVSNSFGFGGQNAILLMTRA from the coding sequence ATGCCGCCGGCGGACATCCCACCATTCGAGGCGGCCATCACCGGCATCGGCATGGTGACCTCGGCCGGTATCGGCACCGAGACCTCCTGGGAGAACATCCGCGCCGCGGAGGGCACCGCCGCCGCGCGGCTGCCCGCCCTGGAGGGCATCCCGGCCGATGTCGCGTGCGGCATACCGGACTTCGACGCCGCGAAGATCATCGGCCGCCGCAAGGCCTGGCGTCTGGACCGCAACGCCCAGCTCGCCCTGGCCTCGGCGGCCGAGGCGATCGCCGACTCGGGTCTGGACTGGCAGTCCTGGGACGGGGCGCGCGTCGGCGTCATCATGGGCACCGGCGTCGGCGGCACCGCGACCTGGGAGAAGCAGGTCCAGGTCCGTCTCGAGAAGGGCCCCGAGAAGGTCTCGGCGATGCTGGTCCCGTCGCTGATCGTCAACATGACGTCGGGCCACATCGCCATGGAGTACGGGGCCCGCGGCCCGAACTTCGTGACCGCCTCGGCCTGCGCCTCCGGCACCTCGGCCCTCGGCGCGGCCCGTGATCTGCTGCGCAACGGCACCTGCGACATCGTGATCGCCGGTGGCGCCGAGGCGGCCCTGTCACCGACGCTCATCGCCGGTTTCGACCAGATGGGCACACTGTCCCGCCGCCGCGACGAACCGACCGCCGCCTCCCGGCCGTTCGACGTGGACCGGGACGGCTTCGTACCCGCCGAGGGTGCGGCCGTGCTCATCCTCGAACACCCGGAGCACGCCCGGGCCCGAGGTGCCCGTATCCGCGCGAACATCCGCGGCTACGGCGCCTCGGCCGACGCCTACAACGCGACAGCGCCGGACCCCGAGGGCGCCGGTGCGGAACTGGCCCTGCGGGCGGCGCTGCGCGACGCGGGCGTCACCCCGCAGGAGGTCGGCCACGTCAACGCCCATGGCACGTCGACCAAGCTGAACGACCTGACGGAGAGCAAGATGATCCGCCGGGTCCTCGGCGACCACCCTGCCGTCACCTCGGTGAAGGGGGTGACGGGCCATGCCCTCGGCGCGGCGGGGGCGATCGAGGCCGCGGTCACCGCGCTGACCCTGGAGTCGGGGCAGATCCCGCCGACCGCCAATCTCGAGAGCCTGGATCCCGAGATCGAACTGGACGTCGTCGCCAAGGCCCCGCGCACCGCGGGCGTCGAGGTGGCCGTCAGCAACTCGTTCGGGTTCGGCGGACAGAACGCGATTCTGCTCATGACCCGGGCGTGA
- a CDS encoding DUF1345 domain-containing protein — protein MNHWSVLNAVPRLVGAALLGAVAGAVVGLCTSAPLGALAGIAAAETLFVVAGWLVLWPMDAESTHRNIRREEFRPVLEELVVVSAAVCGLVGIVVMLLAGDTELSHAAAATALCGVFMAWAALHLMYATRYAYLYYLPPGRGIDFNTEVPPRYSDFLYFSYNLGMTYQVSDTDVSSPTIRAVALRHCLLSYVFGAGILATTINLVMGIVTG, from the coding sequence ATGAACCACTGGTCGGTGCTCAACGCCGTTCCCCGGCTCGTCGGGGCGGCGCTCCTCGGGGCGGTGGCCGGCGCGGTCGTGGGGCTGTGCACCAGCGCGCCGCTGGGGGCTCTCGCCGGGATCGCCGCGGCCGAGACGCTCTTCGTGGTGGCGGGATGGCTCGTGCTGTGGCCCATGGACGCCGAGAGCACGCACCGCAACATCCGCCGCGAGGAGTTCCGGCCGGTACTGGAGGAACTCGTGGTCGTCTCGGCCGCCGTATGCGGTCTGGTCGGCATCGTCGTGATGCTGCTCGCCGGTGACACGGAGCTGAGTCACGCGGCGGCGGCCACCGCGCTGTGCGGAGTCTTCATGGCCTGGGCGGCGCTCCACCTGATGTACGCCACCCGGTACGCGTATCTGTACTACCTGCCGCCGGGCAGGGGGATCGACTTCAACACCGAAGTCCCGCCGCGCTACAGCGACTTCCTCTACTTCAGTTACAACCTCGGCATGACCTACCAGGTCTCCGACACCGACGTCTCCAGTCCCACGATCCGGGCCGTGGCCCTGCGGCACTGCCTGCTGTCCTATGTGTTCGGTGCCGGGATCCTGGCCACCACCATCAACCTCGTGATGGGAATCGTCACGGGCTGA
- a CDS encoding acyl carrier protein: protein MSSTYDRLVTLLAEGFGIEPEEVQPETTFADLDLDSLALVELTLAAQEEFGISLGDEDLHATNSMAQTVDVLESKTVAL, encoded by the coding sequence ATGAGCAGCACGTACGACCGTCTGGTGACCCTGCTGGCCGAGGGTTTCGGAATCGAGCCCGAGGAGGTCCAGCCCGAGACCACCTTCGCCGATCTGGACCTCGACTCGCTGGCCCTGGTCGAGCTCACCCTGGCCGCACAGGAGGAGTTCGGCATCTCCCTCGGCGACGAGGACCTGCACGCCACCAACTCGATGGCACAGACCGTGGACGTACTGGAATCCAAGACGGTGGCCCTCTGA